From Paenibacillus segetis, one genomic window encodes:
- a CDS encoding ABC transporter ATP-binding protein, whose product MAGVKLEHIYKKYAGSDKATVIDVNLDIQDKEFLVLVGPSGCGKSTTLRMIAGLEEISEGKLYIGDRVVNDVAPKDRDIAMVFQSYALYPHMNVYQNMAFGLKLRKVKKEEIDQRVREAAKILDITHLLDRKPKALSGGQRQRVALGRAIVRDPQVFLMDEPLSNLDAKLRGQMRAEITKLVKRLETTCIYVTHDQTEAMTMGDRIVVMQDGIIQQAASPEELYNQPNNIFVAGFIGSPTMNFVNGTIVEQNGAIFFQSDLIKVEVPQGKAVILKDKGYVGGKEVIMGIRPEDIHEEPIFLEGSPNSIFTASVDVTENLGHEMLLYLNNTSPLIARVDGRSNTREGDNVKLAIDMNKVHIFDKESELNVFFS is encoded by the coding sequence ATGGCTGGAGTAAAATTAGAACACATCTACAAAAAATATGCAGGTTCAGACAAAGCAACTGTAATTGACGTTAACCTTGATATTCAAGACAAAGAATTTCTCGTATTGGTTGGTCCTTCCGGTTGCGGTAAATCCACAACTCTTCGTATGATCGCTGGTCTTGAAGAAATTTCTGAAGGTAAATTGTATATCGGCGATCGCGTCGTAAATGACGTAGCTCCTAAAGATCGTGATATCGCGATGGTATTCCAATCTTACGCGTTGTACCCACATATGAACGTATATCAAAACATGGCGTTTGGTTTGAAACTTCGTAAAGTTAAGAAAGAAGAAATCGATCAACGCGTTCGCGAAGCAGCGAAAATTCTTGATATCACTCACTTGCTTGATCGTAAACCAAAAGCTCTTTCCGGTGGTCAACGTCAACGGGTTGCCTTGGGTCGTGCGATTGTCCGTGATCCACAAGTCTTCCTTATGGATGAGCCTCTTTCCAACTTGGATGCTAAACTTCGTGGTCAAATGCGTGCGGAAATCACAAAATTGGTTAAACGTTTGGAAACTACTTGTATCTATGTAACGCATGACCAAACAGAAGCTATGACAATGGGTGACCGTATCGTAGTTATGCAAGACGGTATCATTCAACAAGCTGCTTCTCCAGAAGAACTTTACAACCAACCAAATAACATTTTCGTAGCTGGATTTATTGGTTCCCCTACGATGAACTTTGTTAATGGTACAATTGTAGAACAAAATGGCGCTATCTTCTTCCAATCCGATCTTATCAAAGTTGAGGTTCCACAAGGCAAAGCTGTTATCTTGAAAGATAAAGGCTACGTAGGTGGTAAAGAAGTGATCATGGGTATTCGTCCAGAAGATATTCATGAAGAGCCAATCTTCTTGGAAGGTTCCCCTAACAGTATCTTCACTGCATCTGTTGATGTAACTGAGAACTTGGGTCATGAAATGTTGTTGTACTTGAACAACACATCTCCATTGATCGCTCGTGTAGACGGACGTTCTAACACTCGTGAAGGTGACAACGTGAAGCTTGCTATCGATATGAACAAAGTTCATATCTTTGATAAAGAGTCCGAATTGAATGTATTCTTCAGTTAA